The proteins below come from a single Elgaria multicarinata webbii isolate HBS135686 ecotype San Diego chromosome 11, rElgMul1.1.pri, whole genome shotgun sequence genomic window:
- the LOC134405645 gene encoding immunoglobulin superfamily member 1-like, which produces MRSFSFSIFFLEWWLTRQRWTARGYYKAKPSILVIPSATVALGGNFTILFHNEQWSDFSDEVHIYIREQFYPKPNVSVSPSQVVAVGGNLTIHCKNEYYQESEFYLIKEGDLDVLQKKRPRRNLAVFPITNAKASDGGIYWCYYGFLASPDQRYSCFSDKVYINITDPALNKPSIRVRQKGPHALGAKVQILCEGPEKGLNFYFHKSMELIASQMAKSESYMTTFTINMVRLEDAGSYTCQYHLRGNPFVWSEPSDPVELAVRADSPVGNIIRLAVAGLVLLVLVLIVAEAVYLATNGIIFPGWWLTRQRWTARGYYKPKPSISVIPSATVALGGNFTILCKSEGHQRTEFQLYKEGPPASLQLLHTELTERDEVLFPIVNAQQAHGGIYRCIFQSVHNEQWSDYSDEVHIYIREQFYPKPNVSVSPSQVVAVGENLTILCKNEYYQESEFYLIKEGNLDVLQKKRPSWNLAVFPITNAKASDGGIYWCYYGFISISDHRYSYFSERVYINITDPALNKPSIKVRQKGPHALGAKVKMLCQGPEKGLNFYLYKSMELIPSQTAKLEKNITTFTINMVRLEDAGSYTCQYHLRGNPFVWSEPSQPVELVVRDPSLSKPSIKVKPRGEGSLGMNITIECQGPEKDLKYFLLKSKKRIAPQMTNPDRNTAEFLLSLKRQEDATDYTCQYHRIGNPFVWSEPSDPVELTGSGKKLASCVSSPFLPKSRSLQMGMNLWDYRCTG; this is translated from the exons ATGAGGTCCTTCTCCTTCAGCATCTTCTTCCTTG AATGGTGGCTGACCAGGCAGAGATGGACAGCTAGAG GATACTATAAAGCCAAACCTTCCATCTTGGTGATCCCCAGTGCGACGGTAGCTCTAGGGGGAAATTTCACCATCCTCT tccaTAATGAACAATGGTCAGATTTCAGTGATGAAGTACACATCTACATAAGAG AACAGTTTTACCCCAAGCCGAATGTCTCAGTGAGCCCCAGTCAAGTGGTTGCCGTGGGGGGAAATCTCACGATCCACTGCAAGAATGAATACTATCAAGAATCAGAGTTCTATCTCATCAAAGAAGGTGATCTGGATGTATTGCAAAAGAAGAGGCCACGCAGGAATTTGGCAGTATTTCCCATTACCAACGCCAAAGCATCTGATGGGGGAATCTACTGGTGTTATTATGGTTTCCTTGCAAGCCCTGATCAGCGATACTCATGTTTCAGTGACAAAGTCTACATCAACATAACAG ATCCTGCTCTCAACAAACCCTCCATCAGAGTGAGACAGAAGGGACCGCATGCTCTAGGCGCAAAGGTCCAAATCCTCTGTGAGGGGCCAGAGAAGGGTCTGAACTTCTACTTCCACAAATCCATGGAACTGATAGCATCACAGATGGCAAAATCGGAGAGTTACATGACCACATTCACCATCAACATGGTCAGGCTGGAGGACGCAGGGAGCTACACTTGTCAATATCACCTCAGAGGAAATCCCTTTGTGTGGTCAGAGCCAAGTGACCCTGTTGAGCTGGCTGTGAGGG CAGACTCACCTGTCGGGAACATCATCCGTCTGGCGGTGGCTGGCTTGGTCTTGCTGGTCTTGGTGTTGATTGTGGCTGAGGCTGT CTATCTTGCAACTAATGGGATCATCTTTCCAGGATGGTGGCTGACCAGGCAGAGATGGACAGCTAGAG GATACTATAAACCCAAGCCTTCCATTTCAGTGATCCCCAGTGCGACGGTAGCTCTAGGGGGAAATTTCACCATCCTCTGTAAGAGCGAAGGGCACCAACGAACAGAATTCCAGCTGTACAAAGAAGGGCCTCCTGCATCATTACAACTGCTCCATACCGAATTGACAGAGAGAGATGAGGTTCTATTTCCCATTGTGAATGCCCAACAAGCGCATGGGGGGATTTACCGCTGTATCTTCCAATCAGTCCATAATGAACAATGGTCAGATTACAGTGACGAAGTACACATCTACATAAGAG AACAGTTTTACCCCAAGCCGAATGTCTCAGTGAGCCCCAGTCAAGTGGTTGCCGTGGGGGAAAATCTCACGATCCTCTGCAAGAATGAATACTATCAAGAATCAGAGTTCTATCTCATCAAAGAAGGTAATCTGGATGTATTGCAAAAGAAGAGGCCAAGCTGGAATTTGGCAGTATTTCCCATTACCAACGCCAAAGCATCTGATGGGGGAATCTACTGGTGTTATTATGGTTTCATTTCAATCTCTGACCATCGATACTCATATTTCAGTGAGAGAGTATACATCAACATAACAG ATCCTGCTCTCAACAAACCCTCCATCAAAGTGAGACAGAAGGGACCACATGCTCTGGGAGCAAAGGTCAAAATGCTCTGTCAGGGGCCAGAGAAAGGTTTGAACTTCTACCTGTACAAATCCATGGAACTGATACCATCACAAACGGCAAAATTAGAGAAGAACATAACCACATTCACCATCAACATGGTCAGGCTGGAGGACGCAGGGAGCTACACTTGTCAATATCATCTTAGAGGAAATCCCTTTGTGTGGTCAGAGCCAAGTCAGCCTGTTGAGCTGGTTGTGAGAG ATCCCAGCCTCTCCAAACCCTCCATCAAGGTaaaaccccggggagagggttcTCTAGGCATGAACATCACCATTGAGTGCCAGGGGCCAGAGAAGGATCTGAAGTACTTCCTGCTGAAATCCAAGAAGCGGATAGCACCACAGATGACAAATCCAGACAGAAACACAGCTGAATTCTTGCTCTCCTTGAAGAGACAGGAGGATGCAACAGACTATACCTGTCAATATCACCGCATTGGAAATCCTTTTGTGTGGTCAGAGCCAAGTGACCCTGTTGAGCTGACTGGAAGTGGTAAGAAGCTGGCTTCATGTGtttcttctcccttccttccaaaGTCCCGCTCCTTGCAAATGGGCATGAACCTTTGGGATTATAGGTGCACAGGCTAA